A region from the Rheinheimera mangrovi genome encodes:
- a CDS encoding UDP-N-acetylmuramoyl-tripeptide--D-alanyl-D-alanine ligase yields MIPLQTKEIAQLVQGQLVGADIQIQSVSTDSRNINQGDLFIALKGPNFDGHQFASDVVRNGAVALIVEQQLDLAVPQIIVADTRLALGALGAAVKQKVNPKSVAVTGSVGKTTVKEMMAAILDRIGDVLATAGNFNNDIGAPLTLLRLTEQHQYAVMELGANHLGEIAYTSSLVKPEVSIITNVAAAHLEGFGDLFGVARAKGEIYGSLGVDGVAIVPLDSEFSDYWLKRLQDKTVLTFSSTQAADFTAEHIVLNEQGCASFDLVCPQGRIFIQLVLPGKHNVANALAAAAATLTLGASLTDVQLGLAAMKPVKGRINVTVASDKLRLIDDTYNANSESTKAAIDLLATYPGFRVLVFGDMGELGADARLYHEEVGLYAKQKGINLLFTLGVLSQSASDLFNGQGAHFSSRQQLIQKLSPILDEQSSSTVLVKGSRSAKMELVVQDLLERCQQEISSC; encoded by the coding sequence ATGATCCCTTTACAAACAAAAGAAATAGCACAATTAGTGCAGGGACAACTGGTTGGCGCAGATATTCAAATTCAAAGCGTCAGTACAGATAGCCGCAATATTAATCAGGGTGATTTATTTATCGCCTTAAAAGGCCCGAATTTTGATGGTCATCAGTTTGCCTCTGATGTGGTTAGAAACGGCGCAGTCGCTTTGATTGTGGAACAACAGCTGGATCTGGCAGTGCCGCAAATAATTGTCGCCGACACCCGTTTAGCTTTAGGGGCTTTGGGCGCAGCTGTAAAGCAAAAGGTCAATCCTAAGTCTGTTGCTGTGACCGGCAGTGTAGGCAAAACCACAGTCAAAGAAATGATGGCGGCCATTTTAGACCGTATAGGCGATGTACTGGCGACAGCAGGCAACTTTAACAACGATATTGGTGCGCCTTTAACCTTATTACGTTTAACAGAGCAGCACCAGTACGCTGTGATGGAGTTGGGCGCCAATCATTTAGGCGAAATTGCCTACACTTCTTCGTTAGTGAAGCCTGAAGTCTCTATTATCACTAATGTAGCTGCAGCTCATCTGGAAGGTTTTGGTGACTTGTTTGGCGTGGCTCGTGCCAAAGGTGAAATTTATGGCTCTTTAGGTGTCGATGGCGTTGCTATAGTGCCATTGGACAGCGAGTTTTCTGATTACTGGTTAAAGCGTCTGCAGGATAAAACTGTATTGACCTTCAGCAGCACTCAGGCAGCCGATTTTACCGCTGAACATATAGTGCTGAATGAACAGGGCTGTGCCAGCTTTGATTTAGTTTGTCCACAAGGCCGCATTTTTATTCAGCTGGTGTTGCCTGGCAAACATAATGTGGCCAATGCGTTGGCTGCAGCAGCTGCTACTTTGACTTTAGGTGCCAGCCTGACCGATGTGCAGTTAGGTTTAGCTGCAATGAAGCCAGTCAAAGGCCGCATTAATGTCACAGTCGCCAGCGACAAATTACGTCTGATTGACGATACCTACAACGCGAACTCTGAATCCACTAAGGCGGCTATCGACTTGTTAGCAACTTACCCTGGTTTCAGAGTACTGGTGTTTGGCGATATGGGTGAACTGGGCGCTGATGCCCGTTTGTACCATGAAGAAGTAGGTTTATACGCCAAACAAAAGGGAATTAATCTGTTATTCACCTTGGGTGTGTTATCACAGAGCGCCAGTGATTTATTTAACGGCCAAGGGGCCCATTTTAGTTCCCGTCAGCAACTGATCCAAAAGTTAAGCCCGATCCTTGATGAACAGTCGAGTAGCACCGTACTGGTCAAAGGTTCGCGCAGCGCCAAAATGGAATTGGTGGTGCAGGACTTGCTAGAAAGATGTCAGCAGGAGATCAGCTCATGTTAG
- the mraY gene encoding phospho-N-acetylmuramoyl-pentapeptide-transferase — MLVWLAEYLTQYINAFNVFSYLTFRSILGILTALMLSLYFGPKLIAKLQQLQIGQTVRDDGPQSHFSKKGTPTMGGLLILGSVLTSILLWADLANKYVWVVIFTLISFGWIGFIDDYRKVVRKDPKGLIAKWKYFWQSLFAIVIAFFLYASAERPAETSLVVPFIKDVLPQLGFIFIALCYFVIVGTSNAVNLTDGLDGLAIVPTIMVAFAFAIIAYASGNVNFATYLNIPYLPHASELVVVCAALVGAGLGFLWFNTYPAQVFMGDVGSLALGAVLGVIAILVRQEIVLFIMGGVFVMETVSVILQVGSYKLRGQRIFRMAPIHHHYELKGWPEPRVIVRFWILSVIFVLIGLATLKLR; from the coding sequence ATGTTAGTGTGGTTAGCCGAGTATTTAACTCAATATATCAATGCCTTTAACGTATTCAGTTACCTGACTTTCAGGTCTATTCTGGGTATTTTAACCGCCTTAATGCTGAGCCTTTATTTTGGCCCCAAGCTAATAGCTAAGTTACAACAATTACAAATTGGTCAAACTGTACGTGATGATGGCCCACAAAGCCATTTCTCGAAAAAAGGCACTCCAACTATGGGTGGTTTGCTGATTTTAGGTTCAGTGCTGACCAGTATTTTGTTATGGGCTGATTTGGCCAATAAGTACGTCTGGGTGGTGATTTTTACCCTGATCAGTTTTGGCTGGATTGGTTTTATCGACGACTACCGCAAAGTTGTACGTAAAGATCCAAAAGGCTTAATCGCTAAATGGAAATACTTCTGGCAGTCCTTGTTTGCCATCGTTATCGCATTTTTCCTGTACGCCTCGGCAGAACGTCCGGCCGAAACCAGTTTAGTGGTGCCATTTATAAAAGATGTGCTGCCACAGTTGGGTTTTATCTTCATTGCTTTGTGTTATTTCGTCATTGTGGGTACCAGCAACGCGGTGAATTTAACCGATGGTTTGGACGGTTTAGCCATAGTGCCAACCATTATGGTGGCCTTTGCGTTTGCCATCATCGCTTATGCCAGCGGTAACGTGAATTTTGCCACTTATCTGAATATTCCTTATTTGCCACACGCCAGTGAACTGGTGGTGGTTTGTGCTGCTTTAGTCGGCGCAGGCCTGGGTTTCCTTTGGTTTAATACCTATCCGGCTCAGGTCTTTATGGGCGATGTAGGTTCTTTAGCTTTAGGTGCTGTTTTAGGCGTGATTGCCATTTTAGTCCGTCAGGAAATTGTGCTCTTTATTATGGGCGGTGTTTTTGTGATGGAAACAGTGTCTGTGATTTTGCAGGTTGGTTCTTACAAATTGCGTGGCCAGCGGATTTTCCGTATGGCGCCTATTCACCACCATTACGAATTAAAAGGCTGGCCTGAACCACGCGTTATTGTGCGGTTCTGGATTTTGTCGGTCATTTTTGTGCTGATTGGTTTAGCTACTTTAAAACTGAGATAA
- the murD gene encoding UDP-N-acetylmuramoyl-L-alanine--D-glutamate ligase, with amino-acid sequence MNAKLFQGKRVAVIGLGLSGLATVRFLLKQGVKPVLMDTRLKVSELEQIPVDKVDGIYLGELDANRLAHMDVLVVSPGLDPKHPAIRFALAQGAHLIGDVELFALQNQKPVLAITGANGKSTVTSLTAHMLQCSGLHAIAAGNIGLPILDALQSDADVFVLELSSFQLDTTHSLKSKAACILNVTEDHMDRYGTMAAYAASKQRVYQGTDLAIYNKADCLTTPKTPVPALALDLAGSDYGVVQYQGESWLLVQGEPLMPVRDMTIVGLHNQFNALASCALALAAGASREGLVKALQTFTSLPHRCQLVLDHKAVRWVNDSKATNVGATLAAIAGLRPEVSGKLILIAGGDGKGADFSELATVLNNDVDHLITLGQDGPAIAALKAGSFEVKDLMAAVKTAAQLATANDLVLLSPACASLDMFKNYEDRGQQFAAAVQKVWL; translated from the coding sequence ATGAACGCTAAGTTGTTCCAGGGAAAACGTGTTGCTGTGATAGGACTAGGCCTTTCAGGTCTGGCCACAGTACGCTTTTTGCTGAAACAAGGTGTAAAACCTGTGCTGATGGATACCCGTTTAAAGGTATCTGAATTGGAGCAGATCCCAGTCGACAAAGTGGACGGCATTTATTTAGGTGAACTGGACGCCAACCGTTTAGCTCATATGGATGTGTTGGTGGTCAGCCCAGGCTTAGATCCTAAACATCCGGCTATACGTTTTGCTTTAGCACAAGGTGCTCATCTGATAGGCGATGTCGAGCTGTTTGCACTACAAAACCAGAAACCTGTGCTGGCTATTACCGGTGCCAATGGCAAGTCGACCGTCACCAGCTTAACTGCTCATATGCTGCAATGTTCCGGCTTACATGCTATTGCAGCCGGCAATATTGGTTTGCCAATTCTGGATGCGCTGCAAAGTGATGCTGATGTATTTGTACTGGAGCTATCGAGCTTCCAGTTGGATACCACTCATTCTTTAAAAAGCAAAGCGGCCTGTATTTTAAATGTGACTGAAGATCATATGGACAGATACGGCACTATGGCCGCTTATGCTGCGTCCAAACAACGGGTGTATCAGGGCACAGATCTGGCGATTTACAATAAAGCTGATTGCTTAACTACACCAAAAACTCCGGTGCCTGCTCTGGCTTTAGATTTAGCAGGTTCTGACTACGGCGTGGTTCAGTATCAGGGCGAAAGCTGGTTGTTAGTGCAGGGCGAGCCTTTGATGCCAGTGCGCGATATGACCATAGTGGGTTTGCATAATCAGTTTAATGCCCTGGCAAGCTGCGCTTTAGCTTTAGCGGCTGGTGCAAGCCGTGAAGGCTTAGTCAAAGCGCTGCAGACCTTTACCTCATTACCGCACCGTTGCCAGTTAGTGCTGGACCATAAAGCTGTGCGTTGGGTCAACGACTCCAAAGCCACCAACGTAGGCGCTACTCTGGCAGCTATTGCAGGGTTACGTCCTGAAGTTTCAGGCAAACTGATTTTAATAGCAGGTGGTGATGGCAAGGGCGCTGATTTCAGCGAATTGGCCACAGTGCTGAATAATGATGTCGATCATTTAATTACTTTAGGCCAGGACGGTCCTGCTATAGCTGCGCTGAAAGCGGGTAGCTTTGAAGTGAAAGATTTAATGGCTGCAGTAAAAACTGCGGCTCAACTGGCCACAGCCAATGATTTGGTATTGCTGTCACCAGCCTGTGCCAGCTTAGATATGTTTAAAAATTACGAAGACCGTGGCCAGCAGTTTGCCGCAGCGGTGCAGAAGGTGTGGTTATGA
- a CDS encoding UDP-N-acetylmuramoyl-L-alanyl-D-glutamate--2,6-diaminopimelate ligase → MQANSLQLWLTPFAIQLPTSVAALPLQHLRINSSEVQKGDVFLALPGTKTHGNQFIEKALAAGAVLVLTDTQSTLDDERIVVVPKLVELLSALAAAFYPHQAQQLVGITGTNGKSSTAIFVNQLAVLLEQQAAVIGTLGYGDYRSLTPLNNTTPHLVDIHRILSAEAAKGCSLVAMEVSSHALVQQRVAGLQFEVAVFTNLTRDHLDYHGTMQAYGEAKALLFKADLAKKAVINVSDDFGRQLAAGCTLPVLAYGQLIDCQGYSEYLAYDQLEITPLGYQFRLSSHLGQQLLPLKVLGEFNIQNVLAALGAMLQLGHSFEALVAAAEQLSSVPGRIEQFYQAERKVMAVVDYAHTPDALEQTLLAVRNHCQGQLWVVFGCGGDRDKGKRPLMGAIAERLADQVIITADNPRTEDVMAICLDIAAGCTQQQYQLSPDRKTAIRTALEQAKAGDLVLIAGKGHEDYQIIGHEVLPYDERAFVLQLVTETAL, encoded by the coding sequence ATGCAGGCTAACTCACTACAGCTGTGGCTGACTCCTTTTGCAATCCAACTGCCAACTTCTGTGGCAGCTTTGCCATTACAGCATTTACGCATCAATAGTTCAGAAGTACAAAAAGGTGATGTGTTTCTGGCGCTGCCTGGTACTAAAACTCATGGCAATCAGTTTATTGAAAAAGCCTTAGCAGCCGGCGCTGTGTTGGTGCTGACGGATACTCAGAGCACTTTGGATGATGAGCGCATTGTGGTTGTCCCTAAGCTAGTTGAATTGCTGAGCGCTTTAGCCGCTGCTTTTTATCCACATCAGGCGCAGCAACTTGTGGGTATTACCGGCACCAACGGTAAATCCAGTACTGCTATTTTTGTCAATCAACTGGCGGTGTTGTTAGAGCAACAAGCTGCTGTGATTGGCACTTTGGGCTATGGCGATTACCGCAGCCTGACGCCATTAAATAACACCACACCACATCTGGTGGATATTCACCGTATTCTGTCCGCCGAAGCTGCCAAAGGCTGTTCGCTGGTGGCGATGGAAGTGTCCTCTCATGCCTTAGTGCAACAGCGTGTGGCGGGCTTGCAGTTTGAAGTGGCGGTGTTTACCAATTTAACCCGCGATCACCTGGATTATCACGGCACTATGCAAGCGTACGGCGAAGCCAAGGCTTTGTTGTTTAAAGCGGATTTAGCCAAAAAAGCTGTGATTAATGTTTCCGATGACTTCGGCCGCCAATTAGCTGCTGGCTGCACTCTGCCTGTGCTGGCTTATGGTCAGCTCATAGATTGCCAGGGCTATAGTGAGTATCTGGCTTACGACCAACTGGAAATCACTCCACTGGGTTATCAGTTCCGCTTAAGCAGCCATTTAGGCCAACAGCTGTTGCCACTAAAAGTGCTGGGCGAATTTAATATTCAAAACGTATTGGCTGCTTTGGGCGCCATGCTGCAATTAGGTCATAGCTTTGAGGCTTTAGTTGCTGCTGCAGAGCAGTTGAGCAGTGTACCTGGCCGTATCGAACAGTTTTATCAGGCCGAGCGCAAAGTGATGGCTGTGGTGGATTATGCCCATACGCCTGATGCGCTGGAGCAAACTTTACTAGCAGTTCGTAACCATTGTCAGGGCCAACTTTGGGTGGTGTTTGGTTGTGGTGGTGACCGCGACAAAGGCAAACGACCTTTAATGGGTGCTATAGCTGAACGTTTAGCGGATCAAGTCATTATTACTGCGGACAATCCCCGCACTGAAGATGTGATGGCCATTTGTCTGGATATAGCTGCAGGTTGCACCCAACAGCAATATCAGCTGAGCCCCGATCGTAAAACGGCGATACGCACCGCTTTAGAACAAGCCAAAGCTGGTGATCTGGTCTTGATCGCCGGTAAAGGCCATGAAGATTATCAAATCATTGGCCATGAAGTTTTACCCTACGACGAACGTGCCTTTGTCCTACAACTGGTGACGGAGACTGCTTTATGA
- the rsmH gene encoding 16S rRNA (cytosine(1402)-N(4))-methyltransferase RsmH, translating into MDQSAHISVLLAETIDGLAIKPDGIYLDGTFGRGGHSRVILSKLGEQGRLYGIDRDPAAIAAAQPLLADPRFSITHSPFAALAQIAEDKGITGKVDGILLDLGVSSPQLDDAERGFSFMRDGPLDMRMDPTSGISAADWLAKADVEDITFVLREYGEEKSAWRIANAIVDSRSEQPLTRTAQLASLISTVVPKSHKEKKHPATRSFQGIRIYINSELDQIKTALDAAVQVLKPGGRLTVISFHSLEDRMVKQFMRLKSKGAAIPKGLPLTQDQLNLYTPLKLIGKAIMPSDAELENNVRARSAVLRIAEKTA; encoded by the coding sequence ATGGATCAAAGCGCCCATATCTCCGTTTTATTGGCAGAGACCATAGACGGATTAGCCATTAAACCCGACGGGATTTATCTCGACGGTACTTTTGGCCGCGGTGGTCACAGCAGAGTGATCTTATCCAAATTAGGTGAACAAGGCCGCTTATACGGTATTGACCGCGACCCGGCAGCTATTGCCGCCGCCCAGCCTTTATTGGCCGACCCACGTTTTTCTATTACCCATAGTCCTTTTGCTGCATTGGCTCAAATTGCTGAAGACAAAGGCATTACCGGCAAAGTAGACGGTATATTGCTGGATTTAGGTGTGTCTTCACCGCAATTGGATGACGCTGAGCGTGGTTTCAGCTTTATGCGTGATGGCCCTTTGGATATGCGAATGGATCCAACATCAGGTATTTCTGCAGCCGACTGGCTGGCGAAGGCCGATGTGGAAGACATTACTTTTGTTTTGCGTGAATACGGCGAAGAAAAATCGGCCTGGCGTATAGCCAATGCCATAGTTGACAGCCGCAGTGAGCAACCACTGACCCGCACAGCTCAGCTGGCCAGCTTAATCAGCACTGTAGTACCAAAAAGCCATAAAGAGAAAAAACATCCTGCGACCCGCAGCTTTCAGGGCATTCGCATTTATATCAACAGCGAACTGGACCAGATTAAAACTGCGCTGGACGCCGCTGTACAGGTGTTAAAACCTGGCGGCCGTTTAACAGTAATCAGCTTCCATTCGCTGGAAGATCGGATGGTGAAGCAGTTTATGCGTTTAAAAAGCAAAGGCGCTGCCATTCCAAAAGGTTTGCCATTAACGCAAGACCAACTGAATCTCTACACACCATTAAAACTGATTGGCAAAGCTATTATGCCGTCTGATGCTGAACTGGAAAACAACGTCAGAGCAAGAAGTGCTGTATTACGTATTGCGGAGAAAACCGCATGA
- the murG gene encoding undecaprenyldiphospho-muramoylpentapeptide beta-N-acetylglucosaminyltransferase, which translates to MPELMQTTDKQQKTALIMAGGTGGHIFPAKAVAELLKQQGWAIHWLGTADRMEATLVPQFGFPFHSIAVAGLRGKGLKSLVKAPLMLLRSISQARALVKQLNPELVLGFGGYASGPGGLAAWLAGKPLIVHEQNAVAGTTNRLLARIAKKVLVAFPQAFADRKDRLVVGNPVRAEVLAVSGQKQLQAPTPNLKVLVVGGSLGAQVFNQHLPALFAKAAQFGQLEIRHQTGKAMETQVQQAYAALPELKASASAFIEDMAAAYTWADLVICRAGALTVSEVACAGVAAVFVPLPSAIDDHQTANASWLVQKQGAVLLPQSEFSKGALLPLLQSWLQDKSALRHLANNARRTAIDDAAEQVVRVCGEVIGKTK; encoded by the coding sequence ATGCCTGAGCTGATGCAGACTACTGACAAACAGCAAAAAACAGCGCTGATTATGGCTGGCGGCACTGGTGGCCATATTTTCCCGGCTAAAGCTGTGGCTGAATTGTTAAAGCAACAAGGCTGGGCCATCCATTGGCTGGGTACAGCGGATCGGATGGAAGCGACTTTAGTGCCACAGTTTGGTTTTCCATTCCACAGTATTGCTGTGGCCGGTTTACGGGGTAAAGGTTTAAAAAGCTTAGTCAAAGCGCCGCTGATGTTATTGCGCTCCATCAGTCAGGCCCGTGCTTTAGTCAAGCAACTGAATCCAGAACTGGTGTTAGGTTTTGGCGGTTATGCCAGTGGTCCAGGTGGTTTAGCCGCTTGGTTAGCGGGCAAACCTTTAATAGTGCATGAGCAAAATGCAGTTGCAGGCACCACCAACAGATTGTTGGCCCGTATCGCGAAAAAAGTATTAGTGGCTTTTCCGCAGGCCTTTGCTGATCGCAAAGACAGGTTAGTAGTAGGTAATCCGGTACGTGCAGAAGTACTGGCTGTATCTGGCCAAAAACAACTACAGGCGCCAACACCAAATTTAAAAGTGCTGGTGGTCGGTGGCAGTTTAGGCGCCCAGGTCTTTAATCAGCACTTACCGGCTTTGTTTGCGAAGGCGGCGCAGTTTGGTCAGTTAGAAATACGTCACCAGACGGGTAAAGCAATGGAGACTCAGGTGCAACAGGCCTATGCGGCTTTACCTGAATTAAAGGCCAGTGCCAGTGCATTTATTGAAGATATGGCTGCGGCTTACACCTGGGCTGATTTAGTGATTTGCCGCGCTGGTGCTTTAACAGTCTCTGAAGTGGCTTGTGCCGGCGTAGCTGCAGTTTTTGTGCCTTTGCCGTCGGCTATTGATGATCATCAGACGGCGAATGCCAGTTGGTTAGTGCAAAAACAAGGGGCAGTGTTACTGCCACAAAGCGAATTCAGTAAAGGTGCGTTGTTGCCTTTACTCCAGTCCTGGTTGCAGGACAAAAGTGCACTGCGTCATTTGGCAAATAATGCCCGCAGAACAGCAATAGATGATGCCGCAGAACAAGTTGTTAGAGTCTGTGGTGAAGTGATAGGTAAGACTAAATGA
- the ftsW gene encoding cell division protein FtsW, which produces MKQMLLNLIPSPIEAITQWWQRDEANSYDKLFLVLLVLVLGVGIIMVTSASVPVAERLYGNPMHFTIRHLVYLVIGIAAAYVVLNVPVSWWHNTNILLLMLALVLLIAVLLVGRNVNGSTRWLALGPINIQAAEPAKLFFFVYLSSYLVRKHEEVRENIKGFIKPLIIMFILAVLLLMQPDLGTVIVMFATSVVLLFLAGAKLWQFFCLIFTGLAAIGVLILYSEYRWRRVTSFLDPWADPFGSGYQLTQSLMAFGRGSWFGQGLGNSVQKLEYLPEAHTDFIFAVIAEETGLIGVFVVLSLLFLLVSRALWIGNKALFKGMSFHGFLAYALAIWIGFQTCVNVGVASGVLPTKGLTLPFVSSGGSSLIIMLVAAALLLRIDFEVRLKGRHAISGGPHA; this is translated from the coding sequence ATGAAGCAAATGCTGCTGAACCTGATCCCTTCACCCATTGAAGCCATAACGCAGTGGTGGCAACGTGACGAAGCCAACAGTTATGACAAACTGTTTTTGGTGCTACTGGTCTTAGTATTAGGTGTTGGCATTATTATGGTCACCAGTGCTTCAGTGCCCGTGGCTGAACGCTTATATGGCAACCCAATGCATTTTACTATTCGTCATCTGGTGTATCTGGTGATAGGTATAGCAGCTGCCTATGTGGTACTCAATGTACCTGTGTCCTGGTGGCATAACACCAATATTTTATTGCTGATGTTGGCTTTGGTTTTGTTGATTGCGGTGTTGTTAGTCGGACGTAATGTTAATGGTTCCACCCGTTGGCTGGCGTTAGGCCCAATCAATATTCAGGCTGCTGAACCAGCTAAATTATTCTTTTTTGTCTACTTGTCCAGCTACCTGGTTCGTAAGCATGAAGAAGTGCGGGAAAACATCAAAGGCTTTATCAAACCTTTGATCATTATGTTTATCCTGGCCGTTTTACTGCTGATGCAACCAGACCTTGGAACCGTCATTGTGATGTTTGCCACTTCTGTGGTGTTGCTGTTTTTGGCAGGCGCTAAGTTATGGCAATTCTTCTGCTTAATTTTCACAGGTCTTGCAGCTATTGGTGTGCTGATTTTATACAGCGAATACCGCTGGCGTCGTGTGACTTCGTTTTTAGACCCTTGGGCCGACCCTTTTGGCAGTGGTTATCAGCTCACACAATCTTTGATGGCTTTTGGCCGGGGCAGCTGGTTTGGTCAGGGCCTTGGTAACAGCGTGCAAAAGCTGGAGTATTTACCAGAAGCTCATACCGACTTTATCTTTGCGGTGATTGCAGAAGAAACAGGCCTGATTGGTGTGTTTGTGGTTCTAAGTTTGCTGTTTTTACTGGTCAGCCGTGCTTTATGGATTGGCAATAAAGCCTTATTTAAAGGCATGAGTTTCCACGGCTTTTTAGCCTATGCATTAGCGATTTGGATAGGTTTTCAAACCTGTGTAAATGTAGGTGTTGCCAGCGGTGTGTTACCGACTAAAGGTTTAACTTTGCCTTTTGTCAGTTCAGGTGGCAGTAGTTTAATCATTATGCTGGTCGCAGCCGCTTTGTTACTCCGTATTGATTTTGAAGTGCGACTCAAAGGTCGTCACGCTATCAGCGGAGGTCCTCATGCCTGA
- a CDS encoding penicillin-binding transpeptidase domain-containing protein: protein MIKKPAAPKKQAKKNQQPTVISWRFAFVIVSLFAVFGGLIIRAAYLQVLEPEMLLEQGDMRTLRVKSDAAMRGMILDRNGEELAVSVPVQSIWADPQLVIRNRHKIDERRWHALADMLQISPQQLSDKIGGDDSKRFVYLQRQASPATVDYIKQLKIPGIAFQQESRRYYPAGEVTAHLLGFTNVDDQGMEGIERQFNDVLTGKPALKTIRKDAKGREIEVLSQTDGQASNNIQLSIDQRIQAVAYRELKKAVMQFGATSGSVVVVDVHNGEVLAMANAPSYNPNNRKNSDSNRYRNRAITDTFEPGSTIKPLPVLAALEQGTATMDTVISTGYGPVRIGGRLVRDINGYGDLDLTGIMRKSSNIGVTRLALGLPTDKFLDMYYKMGVGSETGLGLAGETPGVLREQRRWGEHALATISFGYSFTVNAVQLARIYATIANGGVSYPLSIFKIDKKPLGERVVSEQNADNMVAMLEAVVGPGGSAKKAAVPGYRVGGKTGTAKKAGIRGYSDDYIGSFAGIAPISNPRIAVVVIINEPSGDYYYGGEVAAPVFSAVSGAALQLLNIAPDANDSRITKVSGGPNAG, encoded by the coding sequence ATGATAAAGAAACCAGCAGCACCTAAAAAGCAGGCGAAAAAGAATCAACAGCCGACTGTCATCAGTTGGCGTTTTGCTTTTGTAATTGTGTCCTTATTTGCGGTATTTGGCGGCCTGATTATCCGTGCAGCTTATTTGCAGGTGTTAGAACCTGAAATGCTGTTGGAACAGGGCGATATGCGTACGCTAAGGGTAAAATCTGACGCTGCTATGCGTGGCATGATTTTAGACCGCAATGGTGAAGAACTGGCGGTTAGTGTGCCTGTACAGTCGATTTGGGCTGACCCACAACTAGTGATCCGCAACAGACATAAAATTGATGAACGTCGTTGGCATGCGCTGGCTGATATGCTGCAAATCAGCCCGCAGCAGCTGTCCGACAAAATTGGTGGTGACGATTCCAAACGTTTTGTCTATCTGCAACGTCAGGCTAGTCCTGCCACTGTCGACTACATCAAACAACTAAAAATTCCGGGCATTGCTTTTCAGCAAGAGTCGCGCCGTTATTATCCGGCCGGTGAAGTCACTGCGCATTTGTTAGGTTTTACCAATGTAGACGACCAGGGCATGGAAGGCATTGAACGTCAGTTCAACGACGTTTTAACCGGCAAACCTGCACTTAAAACTATACGTAAAGATGCCAAAGGCCGTGAAATTGAAGTGCTTTCACAAACCGATGGTCAGGCGTCGAATAATATTCAGCTGAGTATCGACCAGCGTATTCAGGCTGTGGCCTACCGTGAGCTGAAAAAAGCAGTGATGCAGTTTGGTGCGACCTCTGGTTCTGTTGTCGTAGTGGATGTGCATAACGGTGAAGTACTGGCGATGGCTAATGCGCCTTCATACAACCCAAACAACAGAAAAAACAGTGACAGCAACAGATATCGGAATCGCGCTATTACCGATACCTTCGAGCCAGGTTCAACCATTAAACCTTTGCCTGTGTTAGCGGCGTTGGAACAAGGCACTGCCACTATGGATACAGTGATTTCAACTGGTTATGGCCCTGTACGTATTGGTGGTCGTTTAGTGCGGGATATCAATGGTTATGGCGATTTAGACCTGACCGGCATTATGCGAAAATCCAGTAACATTGGTGTAACCCGTTTGGCTTTAGGCCTGCCAACAGACAAATTCCTTGATATGTATTACAAGATGGGGGTCGGCTCAGAAACGGGTTTAGGCCTGGCGGGCGAAACTCCGGGTGTATTACGTGAGCAACGTCGTTGGGGTGAACATGCGTTAGCCACAATTTCTTTTGGTTATAGTTTTACTGTCAACGCAGTACAACTTGCCCGTATTTACGCCACCATAGCCAATGGCGGTGTGTCTTACCCCTTGTCCATTTTCAAAATTGATAAAAAGCCTTTGGGTGAACGCGTCGTCAGCGAACAGAATGCCGACAATATGGTCGCCATGTTAGAAGCTGTAGTAGGCCCTGGCGGCAGCGCGAAAAAAGCTGCAGTACCGGGTTATCGTGTCGGTGGTAAAACAGGCACTGCGAAAAAAGCTGGCATCCGTGGCTACAGCGATGATTACATTGGCTCATTTGCCGGTATAGCGCCTATTTCAAACCCTCGTATTGCAGTGGTGGTGATTATCAACGAACCAAGCGGCGATTATTATTACGGTGGTGAAGTCGCAGCTCCGGTATTCTCTGCTGTATCGGGTGCCGCGTTGCAATTATTAAATATTGCGCCTGATGCCAACGATAGCCGTATTACCAAAGTCAGTGGGGGGCCCAATGCAGGCTAA
- the ftsL gene encoding cell division protein FtsL, producing the protein MSTIKLNRLILSDIWQHKFLLVLMLCCLGSALAVVEFTHMNRQLTMHEDKILQHRDTLEMEWRNLLLEQRALSEHSRVEELAATKLNMVRPSGPQDVVVQEP; encoded by the coding sequence ATGAGTACCATCAAACTAAACAGACTGATTTTAAGCGATATCTGGCAGCATAAATTTCTGCTGGTGCTGATGTTGTGCTGTTTAGGTTCAGCTTTGGCTGTGGTGGAGTTCACTCATATGAACCGTCAACTGACCATGCACGAAGATAAAATACTGCAACATCGCGACACCCTGGAGATGGAGTGGCGCAATTTGTTGCTGGAACAAAGGGCCTTGTCTGAACACAGCAGGGTGGAAGAGCTGGCAGCGACCAAACTCAATATGGTCAGGCCCAGCGGCCCGCAAGATGTGGTGGTGCAGGAACCATGA